The Perca fluviatilis chromosome 24, GENO_Pfluv_1.0, whole genome shotgun sequence genome has a window encoding:
- the LOC120554367 gene encoding mesoderm-specific transcript homolog protein-like, translating into MPAVTFILGIKPAKNVTVLSLCCKRICLCAYTSMHFSFLLSSYGALGSSDVIILLHGFPTSSFDWNKIWEPLTQRFHRVVALDFLGFGFSDKLRPRRYSIFEQASVVEALVAHLGLSNQ; encoded by the exons ATGCCAGCAGTCACATTTATACTTGGAATAAAACCTGCAAAAAATGTCACTgtcctttctttgtgttgtaaac gtatttgcCTCTGTGCCTATACATCCATGcatttctcttttctcctttcTTCATATGGGGCTTTGGGAAGCTCCGATGTCATCATTTTGCTCCATGGCTTCCCCACCTCCAGCTTCGACTGGAACAAG ATCTGGGAGCCACTCACTCAGCGCTTCCATCGAGTCGTTGCACTGGACTTCCTGGGCTTTGGCTTCAGCGACAAGCTG CGGCCCCGCAGGTACTCCATCTTCGAGCAGGCCAGTGTGGTGGAGGCCCTGGTGGCTCACTTGGGTCTGAGCAACCAGTGA